TTGTAAAGATCACAACGCTGTTACTAATCCAACCATTACGATATCTACCTACATATCTTTCATCATTCATTAATACTAAAAATGGTATAATTACAGGTGGCAAAATTACAGCCGTAATTGCCATTGAAAACAAGGTTAGCTGTAGAGGATCTATACCAATAGCCATGAGTAAGGAAGCGAAAAAGACAAACAAAGTGTAAACTAAACTAAATCTTGCAGCATCCTTTGGTTTGAGATTTTCACCCCAATTCCAACCGAAAGCTTGAGCCACAATATAAGCTGTATCTAGAGTGACTTCTAGTGCCGCACCAAAACAAGCAATACCCAGAGATAGTGCAAATAAAATAAAACCCCAATAACCAAAAGGTTTTGTTAGCATTAATGCTGCTTGTTCGTAGCTATCAACTTCAATACCTTGAGGACGTAGAACTAATGCTGCTACAATTAAAACTCCCAGAGAAACAATACTACCAAAGCCCATTCCTAAGGTGGCAACAGCACGATTAACTCCAATATGTCCTTCATCCCACTTATCTTCTACCGCACCAGAAGAATAGAAATAAAATAGATAAGGGCTAATCAATGCACCTAAAATACTAACAGCAATAAATAAATAATTTTGTGTATCTTCACGTGGTAAAGTCGGCAATAAACCAGAACCAATCTCTGTCAAATCTGGATGCAGCTTAAAGGTTGCAAATACAAAGGCAAGTGTGATTAATCCCAAGAGGGAAATACCATTTTCAATAACACTAAAGTTGCCAAACCAAATTAATAGCCATATGGTAAATGCTACTGGTAGAGCATACCATTGAAAACTGATACCAGTTAATAGCTGTAAAGCTATACAAACACCACCAATTTCTGCTGCTAAAACTAAAAAATCAACTGCAATTTCAGCTAAAAGTGGGATCACATAAAAATTAAATCCAAAACGTTCACGTACAGCAGCAGCTAGGGTATGCTTGCTCACAGCTGCTAGACGTCCAGACATTTCTACCAAAAATATTACACAGATTGTACCAAGGACTATTGCCCAAATCAGTTGAAAACCGAATTTAGAACCAGCCTCTGCTGCTGTAGCGATCGCGCCCACATCAAGGAATCCGCCAATACTGGTAATGATTCCCAAAGCAATCTCAAAAATTTTCTTCATGGCGCTTCACCTGTTGCTTGTGCAAGCTGATGGATTTTTTGCTCTGTAGCTGATAATTGTTTAATTTGGGTAGCGATCGCGTTGCGGTTTTTCTGTTCTATAAGGATTGATATTTTATCTATTGTTTTTTGCAGTTGTTGTAGCTGTTCTAATGCGGTATGCCGTTGTGAAGGTACTATTGATAAATTTAAGAGTGTATCTGTTTCTTTTTGCAGTTCTTTTTGAGTTTTTTGTAGTGTATCCTTAGCGTAGCTTGTAGGCACAGCATGACGTTGCCACGCATCAGCAACCATATGCACTGTCGCAGCCCATGAAGATACACTGTTTAATTCTTTTTTTAATTCCTCTGTAGGTTTTGTACTACTACATGAACACGTAAATAATATCAGTAATAATAAATAATTACTGATAAATATATATTTTTTCGTTCCTAGCATATCTTAATGCTTATTAAACATTGATAATCATATCTTCTACTTTTTAATAATAAAATTCATACATTCAATTTTGAGTAATTCTAAAGTATATTTCTAACACTGTAAATAGACAGAAAATTTACATAAAAAATATAGGAAAATTACTAACTTTAGACAGATGTTTTCATTAGTCGTATGTGTAGTCAGAGTCTCATATTTTTTTACCCTCATTGTGGGCATAATTGTTCGTGGAGTCTTGCACGAGTTACAGTATGGTAAGGTGGAGCTTACAAACCTTCGTTACCGGGTTCAACCTAGAACATAAGTATACTTAACCATATTGCTATATGGTTTCACAACATCTTGTTTTCTATATAATTTTTCAATAGTTTAATTATATTCTGATTCCTGCTGTTGCTCGGATAAGATCTTTAATTCATCTATACTACAAAGCAAACGTGGCTTTTTGGGGTCGCTTAGATCTAATTTTTCCCAAGGGACAATGTAGCCACCATGAATTTTCTTCACTCCTATGAGATATAAAATTTCTGTGGCAATATCCGAAGTTGGTAATCGTTCTAGCATTCCGATAGTACCGATTATATATACTTGCATAACCCATTCCTCTCCCTGCTTTTCAGCACGTACTTCCTCAATTCTGCCTATGGTTTTGCCTGTTGGATCTACAACTTGTCTACCTAACAGCTTTTCAAAATCGATATCGTAATTAGCCATGTTTTGCTCCAGGAGTTTTTTGGATAATATTTTAACTGACCTATTTTCAGAAGCTAAAGCAACATCAGATCTGGCTTCAACATTGAATTCTACATTAATACTAATATTATGCAGCTTTGACCAAGAAATTTTCTCCAGTAGCGATCGCTCTCCAAAAATTTCAGACATTTCTAATAAAAATATTACCCAAATCCCACCAAGGACTGTTGCCCAAATTACCTAAATAAGAACTTGAAAGCCAGACTTATTATAACTTGCAGTCAAACAAAGTTAAAAAACTTTTAAAATCCTCGACCACAGATAGAATCAACAACTACTGCTGGTTGATTTCTATTCTGTTCTCGACACAACAAAACTTTAGCCAAACGTTGTTGCTCATAAAAACGATGAGCTAACCAGCCGATAGGCGTACCTAAAAATGTACCGATAATTAAACCAGTAATCAAACTAAAAACAAGATGCTTTCTTTTGATCGTATTTCTTCTTTCAACTGTGTCTTGTCTTAACATAAATACCTGATTACTTATTTGTATTTCAAAAAAATATTTAGGAATTTTTGGATTTATAAATAATGGAATTTCCCCCTAGCTTTCTTGTTCAGCTAGAGGGCTAGTGGAGATAAAAATTAACAAATTTCAAGCTTGTCGGTATAACTTTACATTATACCAATTGAAAAATTCTTAAACTTCTGCACCTGCTTTTGGTTCAGCGCCCATAGGGGAAACATAATCACGGAAAAGAGTGATTTGTTGGCCAAAGTCTAACTCTTTAATTTTGTTGAAGAGTTCCTCTGCTTGAGAAGAAAGCTGATAGTTAGGAGGCATAGGAATGATAGTAGCATTTTCCATTCCTTGGGCTAAACGATACCAAAATAGCAATTTAGTCGTATCGCTCATTGAACCGTATTCGCGAGTGTATCTATTATCTGCTTGATTAATTAAATCTCGCTGTAATTGTAGTTGTTCTTCATGGGATAATTCCTTGACTTGATTGAACAAACCTTCAGCAACATTGGGAGAAACAGTGCTGGCATCGGGTGCAGCAGGGGTAATAGAATCACCCATTTCTTTGTAGATAAACCAAAATAAAGCAAGCTGTTCATCTACAGGTAAATTTTGAAATGCTTGTACATATTCACGAATAGTTGGATCGTTAGTTTGGGTATATGTCATGATAACTCCGATTTGCCAGAAATTAAGATACTAATAGTAAAGTTATCAAAGCATCATTGAGTATTTAACCCTACTGAAGACAGATGTATCTCAACCAAATTGCAGAAGAATTAAAAGGGGTAATTGGTAATGGATAATCGGAAAAATTTTAAGCACTAATCACCAATTATCAATTGAACTAATCATTAAATAATCCAAAGGAAGGATGCAAAAATGGATAGACGTTTAGAAGGCAAAGTGGCTATTATCACAGGATCTGGAACTGGTATAGGTGAAGCTATTGCCCATAAGTTTGCCAAAGAAGGCGCTGCTGTCGTTGTCAATGGGCTAGCAGATGACCCAATTGAAGACGTGGTACAAAAAATTAAACATTATGGTGGCAAAGCGATCGCCTACGCGGGTGATGTTTCCCAAGAGTTTCACGCTCAAAACTGCGTGCAAACTGCAATTAATGCCTATGGTAAGTTGGATATTCTGGTTAATAACGCAGGTGTATTTCTTGCCACCGCAGAAACTCAAGACTACCCTATTGAAGTTTTTGATGAAACTATACGTATGAACCTCCGTTCAGCATTTTTAATGACAAAATACGCACTGCCGCATCTACAAAAAACACGGGGTAATATTATTTCTGCTGGTTCCGAGGCTGGTTTCAATGGCTTGGCATATAATACACCTTACGGAGGCACTAAAGGTTGGATGCATTCCTTTATGAAAGGTGTTGCTGTAGAACAAGCCAGACATGGCATCCGTGCTAACTGTGTTTGCCCTGGTGCAATTGATACAGCTTGGACACACAAAGAAGAAGGGCCAATGAATGCCAAAATGGAGAAAACCCTGATTGAAGCCACACCACTGGCACGACGCGGCACACCAGAGGAAATAGCTAACATCTACGCTTTCCTTGCTTCTGATGAAGCCAGCTATGTAACAGGTGCTTTGTGGCTAGCTGATGGTGGTGTTACTGTTGCTAAGGGGGCAGTTGGTAAAGACACTCCATTTTGGTTACGTTCTGAACCCCAAGGCGAACTACGCCTCGATCACTCTCAGGAAGGATTGGAGAACAAACAAACCCAGTCAAAGATTTAGATGAAATAGGAAACGGGGAACAGGGAACAGGGAAAGGTAATTAGAATATTGTTTATTTTTCCAATGTTCAATTCCCACTCCTCACACCCCACCCTACGGGAAGCCGCGCAAAGCGCGTCTACACACCTCTCACACCTCATCCCCCATCTCCTTTACTCCCTACGTTCCTCATAATCCTCGCTAGATAGAGGATCTAGCTCCCAACGCCTGTCGTCACGCTGCTCTAACATATCGTTTGTCCGCAGAAATGCAAAATCGTTCATCTCTATCCCAACAGCAGCACCAATTTCATCAACGATATCCTGATCGGGAGTTGGGGCGGTACCACCTGGGGCCTCATCACCGACATCGGCAGCTTCTTCCCAAGCTGCATCCACATCCCCACCAGTTAACTCAGGACTAGTGTAGTTGTAACGCTGTTCTTCATCGCGCAGTCTGCGATCGCCTATGTTATACCCTGGCTCATCCTTCACACCAGTACCATAAGACTCTGTAATTTCCTCCGGTAAGTCAGAAATTTGCGGTGGTAAATTTTCCTGTTGAGGTTGTTTATCCGGATCTACTTGATTTAGTTGAGCTTCTAAATCTTGTGGAGCTTGATAATCTTGTTGAATGTCTGGATCTACCATAAATACTTGCTATTTATTGCATCCCCACAATAACGCTTTATTTTCTTACGGTTGTCTTCCAACCGATGTATACCTCCGGAAAGAAAATCATTTCAACCTTTAGAGCGAAGAGCAATTGGGAATTTGTGCATACTCTTATAAGAGTGAATCCACGCTATAGCCACTTCATCAAAGTTATGAGTTGTGAACTTTAGTTAATATCATAAATTCATAGCTCATAACTATTTTTTTAAAATTATAAATGGGACTTCTCACAATTTCATTAATCTATTTCCAAAGATGTACCTGAGTTTTTCGCAAAATAGTTCTTGTGAATGAATGCATATACAAAGTAAAACATCAAAATTGAGTTCATGGTCAAGTTACTTAATCAAGTTACTTAATATTAAAGTTAGGATTGTTTTAATTGAGACTGACTAATTTTTATTTTTAATAAAAGCAGTAAGTCTCAATCCTAACTGTTTCTTAAAAAAATAATATTGTTCTGATTTATCACTATTTTTACTAAATTCATTTTTATTAATTTTATTAGAAACAAAAGTATTTTGAATTGAATTAATCTTGAATGGAGGTAAAAAAAGTGAAATATGAGGAATTTATTACACATGTTCAAAGTGTTGCCCTGTTAAATACACGAGAAGAAGCAGAACGAGCTACTCGTGCCACACTGGAAACAATTAAAGAACGAATTGTTGGTGATGAAGCAAAAGATTTAGCTTCACAATTGCCAGAGAAATTAGCAGAATGCCTACACGGAAGAGAAGGTGAGAACGGTCAACCATTCTCACTGCAAGAGTTTATTGCCCGGGTGAGTAAAAAAGAGGGAGTAGAACCAACTGCTGCTGCAATACATATTCGTTCTGTGTTTACAGTTCTACAAGATGCTGTGACACCAGGGGAATTTGCCGATTTTCAGAGTAATTTTTCTGCCGATTATGCAGAACTATTTCCTACTGCACCAACTAGTGAAGTGTCGACGTAAAAATAATGAATTATGAAATTAAGTTAATTTCATAATTCATTTGATGATTTAAGAAAAATTAGATTGAATAGAGTGGAAACATTAAATGTCAATGAATAGTATTAAAAATAAAAAAGTCGCGATCCTCATAGAAAATGACGTAGAGGATTCAGAATTTCAAGTACCATATAATGCACTCAAGCAAGCGGGGATGGAAGTAGTTGTCCTCGGTTCCCGGATGAATGAAAAATATCATGGGAAAAGAGGTAAAGTTTCCATGCAACCTGATGGCACGACAACAGAAGCAATGGCTTCTGCATTTGATGCCGTAATCATCCCTGGTGGTATGGCTCCCGATAAAATGCGACGGAACCCCAATACAGTGGGTTTTGTACAAGATGCCATGCAGCAAGGAAAATTAGTAGCTGCGGTTTGTCACGGGCCACAAGTATTAATTGAAGGTGACTTACTTAGGGGTAAACAAGCTACCGGCTTTATGGCAATTCGCAAAGACATGATTAATGCTGGTGCTAATTATATAGACGAACCCCTAGTAATAGATGGGAATTTAATTACATCCCGTCAACCTGGAGACTTAGCAATATTTACCACAGCAATTTTGAGTCGGCTGGGCTATGGTGGCAAAGAAGCTGCATTACCTGATGAAACTGACTACACAGCTCAATGGTGGAAATTAGCTGATGCTTGGGGTGGTTCTACTAAAGGTGATATAGTCAAAGCTTTAAATACTGCTCTGGCTGGTGAGCGTTATAGTCTAGAAGCTTTAGATAATTACATCCAAAAAGAATCAGACCCACAAATCAAATCTCTTTTCCAACAGATGATTCCACTGAGACAGCAGCACATCGAAAGATTGGAAGCACGGCTGGATGAACTAGGTGAAAAACCTTCCTTAGCCGCCAATATCGCCGATAAGTATGCCAAAGTCAAAACTAGTCTCGCAGGTAGTGATGATATCTATCAGTTACGCTGCGCTTTGGGTGATCTACAAACGGGTATAGGTGACATCGGCAATTTGATGGCAGCACTCACCGATCCAGTATCAACCAGAATTTTCACAGAAATCTATCAAGACCTCTTAAAGTATGAACAGCGTCTAGTAGAGTTGTATCGCACACGAGTAGATGTAGAGATAAAACCTGCTCAGCCTACTACAGGTGCGGCCGTATCTATGTAGTAGTCTATTTCATTCGTTCTGATAAGTTGCAAGATCCCCGACTTTTCCAAAAAGTCGGGGATCTGACCACCCGTAACCTCTCAAAATTAATGAAACAGACCAGTAGAGTAGTAGGTCTTTGTGTAATCAATCATACAGGCGTATAAGGAAAAAGGAGAATGGCATCAACATCAGGAGAGGGACTCAGTAGCAGCCAGAGTGAAGCCAGTGAAGCCGAACGTTGGGCTTCCTTGATTGGTGGTAGTGCAATGGTATTAATGGGTTTGAGACAACGCTCTCTAAGAGGCGTTTTGATGGCGTTGGCAGGTGGAGGTTTAATTTATCAAGGTGCAACTAAACAAAGCACGATTCAGCAGGCACAGGAAGCAATAGGCATGAACCAAGCTATCAAAGTCGAAAAGACGGTAACTATAAATAAATCGGCAGATGAACTTTACCGCTTTTGGCATAACTTTGAGAATCTGCCCAGGTTCATGAAGCATCTCAAAAATGTGAAGGTGTATGACGACAAAAAGTCTCACTGGATTGCTAATGCACCTTTAGGTCAAAGTGTGGAATGGGATGCATATATTCTAGAAGACCGGGAAAACGAATTTATTTCTTGGGCCTCCGCAGAAGGGGCAGATGTAGATAACTCTGGTTTTGTCCGCTTCACGAAAGCACCTGGGAATCGGGGTACCGAAGTCAAAGTAGTTATGGAATATAACCCACCAGGGGGAGCATTGGGAGCAGCGATCGCTAAACTCTTTGGTGAAGAACCAGAACAACAAATTGGCGATGAACTACGACGTTTCAAAATGCTGATGGAAGCAGGCGAAATCGCCACCACACAAGGGCAACCAAAAGGCAATGGTTAATGGGTAATAGGTAATGGGAAAGAAAATTACCAATTACCTATTACCAATTACCAACTACCAATTACCAAAATTTTTATGAAAGCAGTTTGTTGGCACGGTGCAAATGATGTACGGGTAGAAACCGTTCCCGATCCGAAAATACTCAATCCGCGTGATGCCATTCTAAAAATCACATCAGCGACTATCTGCGGTTCTGACTTGCATATCTATGATGGATACATCCCCACGATGCAACCGGGTGACATCATCGGTCACGAATTCATGGGAGAAATAGTTGATGTTGGTAGTGAAGTCAAGCAATTGCAAAAAGGCGATCGCGTTGTAGTCTCTTCAATTATTGGCTGCGGTCAATGTCACTTCTGTCAACATCAAATGTGGTCGCTGTGCGATAACTCCAACCCCAACGCCTGGATGCAAGACAAACTATATGGGTTTGGGACTTCGGGTATTTTTGGTTATTCTCACGCCTTTGGTGGCTATGCAGGGGCTTTTGCTGAATACGTACGCGTACCATTTGCTGATTTTGGTGCTGTCAAAGTACCAGAAGGTATTCCCGATGAAAAACTCCTCCCTATTTCTGATGCCTTTCCCACTGGTTACATGGGGGCAGATATGTGTGATATCCAACCCGGAGATATCGTAGCTGTTTGGGGTTGTGGACCTGTGGGATTGTTTGCCATGCGAAGCGCCTATATGTTGGGTGCGGAACGGGTGATTGGTATTGACCGAGTTCCCGAACGTTTGCAAATGGCTAGAGACTTCGCCAAAGCAGAAACTATCAACTACGAGGAAATAGATGCAGGCGAAACCCTTAAAGAAATGACAGGTGGACGTGGTCCTGATGCATGTATAGATGCAGTGGGAATGGAAGCCCACGGTACGGGTTTAGGAGGACTTTACGACGAAGCCAAGCAAGCAGTACGACTGGAAACTGATCGCCCCCACGTATTGCGGCAAATGATGGTTGCTTGCCGTAAGGGCGGTACTCTCTCAATTATGGGGGTGTATGGTGGCTTTGTCGATAAAATTCCAATGGGCGCAGCCTTTAACAAAGGCTTGACTTTCAAAATGGGGCAAATGTTCGGTCAAAAGTATATGCCCAGATTGTTAGGTTACGTTTTAGAAGGTGAAATCGACCCCTCTCAAGTTTTTACCCATCGCTTCCCCCTAGAAGAAGCGAAGCAGGGCTTTGAGATTTTCAAGCACAAAAAAGATAACTGTATCAAAGTTCTGCTGAAACCGTAAAAGGCTTGGTTAGTGGTTAGTAGATAGTGGTTAGTGGATAACAACTAACTACTAACCATTAACTAATAACAAACAAAAAAACAAAAGATGAAGGAGAATTCTTATGAAGAAATTACTTTCTGTGGCTAAAAGTTTGCGTCTGCGTCAAATTATGACAGTTTTTCTAGCAGGATTGTCAATTTTTGTAATGCAAGCCTTCAGTAATATTCTGCCAGCCCAAGCTGATGAAACAGTGAAATCACCATACGGTTACTATTATAAAGGCACACCAGATGAGAACGTTGTTAACCGCGACTTTGATCAAAATCAAAACTTGATGAATCAAGAAAAGTCGATGGCAGAAAATGCTAAAAGGAATTTGAAAAATACTGCTGAAAATGTTCGTGAAAAGCTAAATTTTGATGAGGTGCAACCAAAAAGTACAAAAAATTTCTCGAATTTCTCGAATCAAAGTGGTGAAACAGTGAAATCACCGTACGGTTATTATTATAAAGGTACACCAGACGAGAATGTTGCTAACGGCAACTTTGATCAAAATCGAAATCTGATGAATAACGAAAAGTCAATGGCAGAAAATGCTAAAAGGAATTTGAAAAATACTGCTGAGAATGTTCGCGAAAAACTCAATCTTGATGAGCCACTACCCAAA
Above is a genomic segment from Fischerella sp. JS2 containing:
- a CDS encoding Nramp family divalent metal transporter, which gives rise to MKKIFEIALGIITSIGGFLDVGAIATAAEAGSKFGFQLIWAIVLGTICVIFLVEMSGRLAAVSKHTLAAAVRERFGFNFYVIPLLAEIAVDFLVLAAEIGGVCIALQLLTGISFQWYALPVAFTIWLLIWFGNFSVIENGISLLGLITLAFVFATFKLHPDLTEIGSGLLPTLPREDTQNYLFIAVSILGALISPYLFYFYSSGAVEDKWDEGHIGVNRAVATLGMGFGSIVSLGVLIVAALVLRPQGIEVDSYEQAALMLTKPFGYWGFILFALSLGIACFGAALEVTLDTAYIVAQAFGWNWGENLKPKDAARFSLVYTLFVFFASLLMAIGIDPLQLTLFSMAITAVILPPVIIPFLVLMNDERYVGRYRNGWISNSVVIFTIALAFILAIAAIPLEILGS
- a CDS encoding orange carotenoid protein N-terminal domain-containing protein, translating into MTYTQTNDPTIREYVQAFQNLPVDEQLALFWFIYKEMGDSITPAAPDASTVSPNVAEGLFNQVKELSHEEQLQLQRDLINQADNRYTREYGSMSDTTKLLFWYRLAQGMENATIIPMPPNYQLSSQAEELFNKIKELDFGQQITLFRDYVSPMGAEPKAGAEV
- a CDS encoding DUF2267 domain-containing protein gives rise to the protein MKYEEFITHVQSVALLNTREEAERATRATLETIKERIVGDEAKDLASQLPEKLAECLHGREGENGQPFSLQEFIARVSKKEGVEPTAAAIHIRSVFTVLQDAVTPGEFADFQSNFSADYAELFPTAPTSEVST
- a CDS encoding DUF6335 family protein; its protein translation is MVDPDIQQDYQAPQDLEAQLNQVDPDKQPQQENLPPQISDLPEEITESYGTGVKDEPGYNIGDRRLRDEEQRYNYTSPELTGGDVDAAWEEAADVGDEAPGGTAPTPDQDIVDEIGAAVGIEMNDFAFLRTNDMLEQRDDRRWELDPLSSEDYEERRE
- a CDS encoding DJ-1/PfpI/YhbO family deglycase/protease, with protein sequence MNSIKNKKVAILIENDVEDSEFQVPYNALKQAGMEVVVLGSRMNEKYHGKRGKVSMQPDGTTTEAMASAFDAVIIPGGMAPDKMRRNPNTVGFVQDAMQQGKLVAAVCHGPQVLIEGDLLRGKQATGFMAIRKDMINAGANYIDEPLVIDGNLITSRQPGDLAIFTTAILSRLGYGGKEAALPDETDYTAQWWKLADAWGGSTKGDIVKALNTALAGERYSLEALDNYIQKESDPQIKSLFQQMIPLRQQHIERLEARLDELGEKPSLAANIADKYAKVKTSLAGSDDIYQLRCALGDLQTGIGDIGNLMAALTDPVSTRIFTEIYQDLLKYEQRLVELYRTRVDVEIKPAQPTTGAAVSM
- a CDS encoding glucose 1-dehydrogenase; the protein is MDRRLEGKVAIITGSGTGIGEAIAHKFAKEGAAVVVNGLADDPIEDVVQKIKHYGGKAIAYAGDVSQEFHAQNCVQTAINAYGKLDILVNNAGVFLATAETQDYPIEVFDETIRMNLRSAFLMTKYALPHLQKTRGNIISAGSEAGFNGLAYNTPYGGTKGWMHSFMKGVAVEQARHGIRANCVCPGAIDTAWTHKEEGPMNAKMEKTLIEATPLARRGTPEEIANIYAFLASDEASYVTGALWLADGGVTVAKGAVGKDTPFWLRSEPQGELRLDHSQEGLENKQTQSKI
- a CDS encoding zinc-dependent alcohol dehydrogenase, producing MKAVCWHGANDVRVETVPDPKILNPRDAILKITSATICGSDLHIYDGYIPTMQPGDIIGHEFMGEIVDVGSEVKQLQKGDRVVVSSIIGCGQCHFCQHQMWSLCDNSNPNAWMQDKLYGFGTSGIFGYSHAFGGYAGAFAEYVRVPFADFGAVKVPEGIPDEKLLPISDAFPTGYMGADMCDIQPGDIVAVWGCGPVGLFAMRSAYMLGAERVIGIDRVPERLQMARDFAKAETINYEEIDAGETLKEMTGGRGPDACIDAVGMEAHGTGLGGLYDEAKQAVRLETDRPHVLRQMMVACRKGGTLSIMGVYGGFVDKIPMGAAFNKGLTFKMGQMFGQKYMPRLLGYVLEGEIDPSQVFTHRFPLEEAKQGFEIFKHKKDNCIKVLLKP
- a CDS encoding SRPBCC family protein: MASTSGEGLSSSQSEASEAERWASLIGGSAMVLMGLRQRSLRGVLMALAGGGLIYQGATKQSTIQQAQEAIGMNQAIKVEKTVTINKSADELYRFWHNFENLPRFMKHLKNVKVYDDKKSHWIANAPLGQSVEWDAYILEDRENEFISWASAEGADVDNSGFVRFTKAPGNRGTEVKVVMEYNPPGGALGAAIAKLFGEEPEQQIGDELRRFKMLMEAGEIATTQGQPKGNG